The Cohnella abietis genome has a segment encoding these proteins:
- a CDS encoding carbohydrate ABC transporter permease: MAKVQKSAEVSLNINKTIIYVVCIFLSLLSIMPFWIMIVNATRSTPEIQSGLSLLPSIHAMGNLDVLLSKSFDPIKGFINSFIIAGGSTILAVYFSSLTAYGLVAYNWKLRQSFFTVIMCVMLIPSQASAIGFYKFMYQLHWTNNFLPLILPAIAAPSIVFFMRQYMLGTLSIEMVEASRVDGAGEFYAFNRIVMPIMIPAIATQAIFAFVASWNNLFMPLILLTQKDKYTLPIMVSLLKGDIYRTEYGSIYMGLSLTVLPLFVIYFLLSRYIVAGVALGSVKD; encoded by the coding sequence ATGGCAAAGGTTCAGAAAAGCGCAGAAGTCTCCCTTAATATCAATAAGACGATAATCTATGTTGTCTGCATCTTTCTGTCGCTGCTTAGTATCATGCCGTTCTGGATTATGATCGTCAACGCTACGCGCTCGACACCTGAAATTCAAAGTGGTCTTTCTCTATTACCGTCGATACACGCAATGGGTAACTTGGATGTGCTGCTGAGCAAGAGCTTCGATCCGATTAAGGGATTCATCAATTCCTTCATTATTGCAGGCGGCTCTACAATTCTAGCAGTCTATTTCTCGTCTCTTACCGCCTATGGGCTTGTCGCATACAACTGGAAATTGCGTCAGTCTTTCTTTACGGTTATCATGTGCGTCATGTTGATTCCGTCACAGGCAAGTGCTATCGGATTCTATAAGTTCATGTATCAGTTGCATTGGACGAATAACTTCCTACCGTTGATTCTTCCTGCAATTGCGGCTCCGTCTATCGTGTTCTTCATGCGCCAATATATGCTTGGAACGCTTTCGATTGAAATGGTTGAGGCATCACGAGTCGACGGAGCGGGTGAATTCTATGCCTTCAACCGTATTGTTATGCCGATCATGATTCCGGCAATTGCGACACAAGCAATCTTTGCTTTTGTGGCCAGCTGGAACAACCTGTTCATGCCGTTGATCCTGCTTACACAGAAGGATAAATACACATTGCCAATCATGGTGAGCTTACTTAAAGGTGATATTTACAGGACTGAGTATGGCTCGATTTATATGGGGCTGTCCCTAACTGTGTTGCCGCTCTTTGTGATATACTTCCTGTTATCGAGGTATATTGTTGCAGGCGTGGCGCTTGGTAGCGTGAAAGATTAA
- a CDS encoding Gfo/Idh/MocA family oxidoreductase has translation MTDHPIRLAIVGGNRGGRFKKTLSTLSKLVRLVAICDLRQEVIVQWQTDFPGLVGYSDYDQMLNDQGIDAVLLASPMLMHARQSIQALNAGKHVLSEVIASHTIEEAWELVETVEKTGLTYMLAENYCYERESLTVQNMADKGLFGELVYLEGGYIHDLRHAVHTPDGSLTWRGELHRDYDGINYPTHSIGPIAKWLGLGRSGGDRLAELSAFSSNSRSLRHYFENKFGPGHPAAQESYWRQGDSAVANIVTENGVLITLRVDWTSVRPHNMHHYSVQGTEGAYLSRRYDGEDDLIWIQDQSPLIAPPWGGELEGRWEPFDSYRAKYDSTSWIQLDKDAGGAEHGGSNHLVLEEFALAILGNRRPAIDVYDAVEWSSIFPLSVESRASGGASVAFPNFRKNDRGNER, from the coding sequence ATGACTGATCATCCTATACGATTGGCGATCGTCGGAGGCAACCGGGGCGGTCGGTTCAAAAAGACTTTGTCTACTCTGTCCAAGCTTGTTCGCTTAGTCGCGATTTGCGACCTTCGCCAAGAGGTTATCGTGCAGTGGCAAACTGATTTTCCAGGGCTCGTCGGTTATTCGGACTACGATCAAATGCTGAACGATCAGGGAATAGATGCAGTTCTTCTAGCTAGTCCAATGCTGATGCACGCCCGTCAATCTATTCAGGCTTTGAACGCTGGCAAACATGTGCTGAGTGAGGTTATCGCCTCCCATACGATAGAAGAAGCATGGGAATTAGTGGAGACCGTGGAGAAAACCGGGCTGACCTATATGCTCGCTGAAAATTACTGTTATGAGCGTGAGAGTCTGACGGTGCAAAATATGGCCGATAAGGGACTATTCGGTGAGCTTGTTTATTTGGAAGGGGGATACATTCACGATCTACGCCACGCGGTTCATACCCCTGATGGTTCATTGACATGGAGGGGAGAACTGCATCGCGACTATGATGGGATAAACTACCCTACCCATTCTATCGGTCCAATTGCCAAGTGGCTCGGACTTGGTCGGAGCGGCGGAGATCGTCTAGCGGAGCTGTCCGCTTTTTCATCGAATTCCCGTTCACTTCGTCATTACTTTGAGAATAAATTTGGTCCCGGGCATCCTGCTGCTCAAGAGAGTTATTGGAGGCAGGGAGATTCGGCTGTTGCGAATATCGTCACAGAGAACGGGGTGCTCATTACATTGCGCGTGGATTGGACATCCGTCCGGCCACACAATATGCATCACTATTCCGTTCAAGGAACGGAAGGAGCCTATCTGTCCCGGCGTTATGATGGAGAGGATGATCTAATTTGGATTCAGGACCAATCGCCGTTAATAGCTCCGCCCTGGGGAGGAGAACTGGAAGGGAGATGGGAACCGTTCGATTCGTATCGGGCCAAGTACGACTCCACTTCTTGGATACAGTTAGACAAGGATGCGGGCGGGGCTGAGCACGGAGGCTCGAATCACCTCGTGCTGGAAGAGTTTGCTTTGGCTATATTGGGTAATCGGAGACCTGCAATTGACGTTTATGACGCGGTCGAGTGGAGCAGTATTTTTCCATTGTCGGTTGAGTCTCGTGCTAGCGGAGGTGCTTCAGTTGCGTTTCCTAATTTTCGAAAAAATGATAGGGGGAATGAGAGATGA
- a CDS encoding extracellular solute-binding protein has protein sequence MNVHIKIRALLALVTSLALIVSGCGSSSNGNKHSSDIVLSDKVTINMMHLWPVAGASGQHQLVNKIIDEYQAENPNVIIKQEVLDNERYKAKIKVLSAVNELPDVGLTWAAGYLQPFVEGKLFTSLDELLHSELQDSFVAGTTEAYTVEGKTYALPLEFNIAPVYYNKKIFERYGLQVPTNYDDFLHVVKTLADNGVVPIVLGNKDRWTGSLWYMYIADRIAGTETLANAIKGSASFTDPGLVEAAKRVQDLVDMNAFNKGFNGLSNDEVKAEFMDSEAAMYLMGTWELPNYTTNQVIPQPFRDSIGFFKFPTVDGGKSNIDSWVGGPGVGLFVAENSPVKSEAKKFVKYFVKRWGEESVTGAGVIPATKVNTSKIQLPQLYIDLLNEVNKATNITLFADVQMTSGAAEVHLNQIQALFGKEITPDKFAKAHDAAIKTGK, from the coding sequence ATGAACGTGCACATAAAAATTAGAGCGTTATTGGCACTAGTGACTAGCTTAGCTCTTATTGTTTCAGGCTGCGGAAGCAGTTCAAACGGCAATAAACATAGTTCAGACATCGTATTGAGTGATAAGGTGACGATCAACATGATGCATCTGTGGCCGGTAGCAGGTGCATCAGGTCAACACCAACTTGTGAACAAAATTATTGACGAATATCAAGCTGAAAATCCTAACGTCATCATTAAGCAAGAAGTGCTTGATAATGAACGATACAAAGCTAAGATTAAAGTGCTCTCCGCTGTCAACGAGCTGCCGGATGTTGGCTTGACATGGGCAGCCGGATATCTACAGCCATTCGTGGAAGGCAAGCTGTTCACGTCACTCGATGAGCTGTTGCATAGCGAGCTGCAAGACTCGTTCGTTGCGGGAACTACAGAAGCATATACCGTTGAAGGCAAAACCTACGCGCTACCGCTCGAATTCAACATCGCTCCGGTTTACTACAACAAGAAAATTTTTGAGCGATACGGTTTGCAGGTTCCCACGAATTACGATGATTTTTTGCATGTTGTGAAAACGCTTGCAGATAATGGTGTAGTACCCATTGTGCTTGGCAACAAGGATCGCTGGACGGGTTCTCTCTGGTACATGTATATAGCTGACCGTATCGCCGGTACGGAGACGCTTGCGAATGCGATTAAAGGCTCAGCTTCCTTCACCGATCCGGGTCTTGTTGAAGCTGCGAAACGAGTTCAAGATCTTGTCGATATGAATGCCTTCAACAAAGGCTTCAACGGTCTGTCGAATGATGAAGTTAAAGCGGAATTTATGGACAGCGAGGCTGCCATGTATTTGATGGGGACGTGGGAGCTTCCTAACTACACGACAAACCAGGTTATTCCACAACCATTCCGCGATAGCATTGGGTTCTTCAAATTCCCGACCGTTGATGGCGGCAAGAGCAATATTGACAGCTGGGTAGGTGGTCCGGGTGTTGGCTTGTTCGTCGCTGAGAATTCCCCGGTAAAATCAGAAGCGAAAAAATTCGTGAAGTATTTCGTGAAGCGTTGGGGCGAAGAATCTGTAACTGGGGCCGGTGTTATCCCAGCTACGAAGGTGAACACGTCGAAGATCCAGCTTCCGCAACTGTACATTGATCTACTGAACGAAGTGAATAAGGCTACGAACATTACGCTGTTTGCCGACGTGCAAATGACATCGGGCGCTGCTGAAGTTCATCTCAACCAAATCCAGGCGCTGTTCGGCAAAGAAATTACACCCGATAAATTCGCCAAAGCACATGATGCGGCAATCAAGACGGGCAAATAA
- a CDS encoding ABC transporter substrate-binding protein, which yields MNRFLTASTAILLLTSVLAACGGNTNSSSNAGASTSPSSSSSEPSASNKPKEKVTINLWSFTDEIPNMTTKYIATHPDANVEFKTTVVATTDGAYQPALDQALSAGGKDAPDIYAAEAAFVLKYTQGDASSFAANYADLGLDNTMVQDAGIAQYSIDIGSKGGELKALAYQATGGAFIYRRSIAKDVFGTDDPATVKNEVGPGWDKFFGAAAKLKAKGYGIVSGDGDIWHAIENSSDKGWIVDGKLHIDPKREQFLDLSKKLKDNGYHNDTKDWEEGWFADMSGTGSQPIFGFFGPAWLINYVMNGQVKDTNGDWAVTEPPTGFFWGGTWLIGNKDVVKNDAKRAAVADFIKWVTLDTSETGLQYYWANGTMKDGEKGTKDTVASSVVMSKSNGEVELLGGQNMFDVFVPANANATGKNLSQFDETINSLWRGQVREYTAGTKNRDKAIADFKQQVKDQLQIDSE from the coding sequence ATGAATCGTTTTTTAACAGCGTCCACTGCAATTCTCTTGTTGACCTCAGTTCTTGCCGCATGCGGCGGAAACACAAACTCATCCAGCAACGCAGGTGCAAGTACAAGTCCATCGAGTAGCAGCTCCGAGCCTTCGGCGAGCAACAAACCCAAGGAGAAAGTCACCATCAATCTATGGAGCTTCACGGATGAAATCCCGAACATGACGACCAAGTATATTGCAACACATCCTGATGCGAATGTGGAGTTCAAAACCACAGTCGTCGCAACCACAGATGGCGCTTATCAGCCTGCACTTGACCAGGCGCTTTCTGCTGGTGGCAAGGATGCCCCGGATATTTATGCTGCCGAAGCGGCTTTTGTACTCAAGTACACACAAGGTGACGCATCCAGCTTTGCTGCCAATTATGCCGATCTGGGTCTCGACAACACAATGGTGCAGGATGCTGGTATTGCTCAGTATTCGATCGACATAGGTAGTAAGGGTGGCGAACTGAAAGCTCTCGCTTACCAAGCGACTGGAGGCGCCTTTATCTATCGTCGCTCGATTGCCAAAGACGTTTTTGGAACTGACGATCCTGCAACCGTCAAGAACGAGGTCGGTCCTGGTTGGGATAAGTTTTTCGGTGCGGCTGCCAAGCTGAAGGCCAAAGGCTACGGTATCGTTTCTGGCGACGGCGACATCTGGCACGCTATTGAGAACAGCTCCGATAAGGGCTGGATTGTCGATGGCAAGCTTCACATTGATCCCAAGCGTGAACAGTTTCTTGATCTTTCCAAGAAGCTGAAGGACAACGGTTACCACAACGATACAAAAGATTGGGAAGAGGGTTGGTTTGCGGATATGTCGGGCACTGGTTCTCAACCGATCTTCGGGTTCTTCGGTCCAGCCTGGCTTATTAACTACGTCATGAACGGTCAAGTTAAAGACACGAACGGTGACTGGGCTGTTACGGAACCGCCAACTGGATTTTTCTGGGGTGGCACTTGGCTGATAGGGAACAAAGACGTTGTCAAGAACGATGCCAAGAGAGCAGCCGTTGCCGATTTCATCAAGTGGGTAACGCTTGATACTTCCGAAACGGGTCTCCAGTATTATTGGGCTAACGGCACAATGAAGGATGGAGAGAAGGGCACGAAGGACACCGTTGCATCCTCTGTCGTAATGTCAAAGTCCAATGGCGAAGTCGAATTACTAGGCGGACAGAATATGTTCGACGTATTCGTTCCAGCGAATGCTAACGCAACAGGCAAAAATCTTTCTCAATTTGACGAAACGATTAACAGCTTATGGCGCGGGCAAGTACGTGAGTACACCGCAGGCACCAAAAACCGTGACAAGGCGATCGCGGACTTCAAGCAACAAGTCAAGGATCAACTCCAAATCGATAGCGAATAA
- a CDS encoding GNAT family N-acetyltransferase: MMEERQLPQLIMRRTLENLPEVQLPEGYVLRSFQPGDEKHWERIVEKAFRRIRSFQEEIRSHFYFQPDRVLFVCAGELPVATACAWQEPAWEDDSGYLHMVGVDPEHSGRGLGYQISLAALRQMIVDGRFHALLETDDFRLPAVRTYVKLGFTPDAPTESLRSRWGIVYRKLNLPCGVEVKQATRPGSATTANEDAVVINAEADIYGVIDGVSAMLPYRDDEGRTGGFIASRLLAEELGSGESGLDLRAAVLRANATLMDRMLAAGVDVAGKWKRWGAVFAVVKLSRNRVEYVQSGDCMLLARYKDGSVRVLTRNQVAEFDLKALNAKRQLSVKGNLTEEVIASRLKALFKCNRDKANAPDGYSVMNGDPALEYTMEYGSLSSANLQRIYAVTDGLFHFIENDEDPLKWQKLATRLDEQGIESYMDELVKEEELDSSCERYPRHKKSDDKSAVIIDLLWAGL, encoded by the coding sequence ATGATGGAAGAGAGGCAATTGCCCCAGCTGATCATGCGCAGAACTCTGGAAAATCTCCCGGAGGTTCAGCTGCCGGAAGGTTACGTATTAAGAAGCTTTCAGCCGGGGGATGAGAAGCATTGGGAACGTATCGTTGAGAAGGCGTTCAGAAGGATCCGAAGCTTCCAGGAGGAAATTCGTTCCCACTTTTACTTTCAGCCGGATCGGGTGCTCTTCGTGTGTGCAGGAGAGCTGCCGGTGGCCACGGCCTGTGCTTGGCAAGAGCCCGCGTGGGAGGACGACAGTGGGTATTTGCACATGGTTGGGGTGGACCCCGAGCACTCCGGACGAGGACTTGGCTACCAGATCAGCTTAGCCGCCTTGCGGCAGATGATAGTAGACGGCAGATTTCATGCATTGCTGGAGACTGATGATTTTCGCCTTCCGGCCGTTCGGACGTATGTGAAATTAGGCTTTACCCCCGATGCTCCGACGGAAAGCCTTCGCTCCAGGTGGGGCATTGTTTATCGCAAGCTGAATCTGCCTTGCGGGGTAGAGGTTAAGCAAGCGACGCGCCCAGGCAGCGCTACTACTGCAAACGAGGATGCAGTTGTCATCAATGCAGAGGCAGATATTTACGGCGTGATCGATGGAGTGTCGGCGATGCTTCCTTATCGCGATGATGAAGGCCGAACGGGGGGCTTTATCGCATCTCGTTTGCTTGCGGAAGAGCTTGGAAGCGGTGAGTCGGGTTTGGATTTACGGGCAGCTGTTCTAAGGGCGAACGCAACGCTAATGGATCGTATGTTGGCGGCGGGAGTAGACGTGGCTGGAAAATGGAAGAGATGGGGAGCCGTGTTCGCGGTTGTGAAACTGAGTCGAAATCGTGTTGAATACGTGCAGAGCGGAGATTGCATGCTGTTGGCCCGTTACAAGGATGGGAGTGTAAGGGTTCTTACCCGCAATCAGGTAGCGGAATTTGATCTGAAGGCGCTAAATGCGAAGCGGCAGCTGTCTGTAAAGGGAAATCTGACAGAAGAGGTTATCGCAAGCCGCCTTAAAGCGCTGTTCAAGTGCAACAGGGACAAGGCAAATGCGCCGGACGGCTACTCAGTTATGAACGGAGACCCTGCTCTGGAATATACAATGGAATACGGCAGCCTTTCCTCAGCCAATCTGCAGCGAATTTACGCGGTAACGGACGGTCTATTTCATTTTATTGAGAACGACGAAGATCCGCTTAAGTGGCAGAAGCTAGCTACCCGGTTGGACGAGCAGGGAATTGAGTCGTATATGGACGAGTTGGTCAAGGAAGAAGAGCTCGATTCGTCATGCGAACGTTATCCGAGACATAAGAAATCCGACGACAAGTCAGCGGTGATTATTGACCTGCTGTGGGCTGGTCTTTGA
- a CDS encoding carbohydrate ABC transporter permease, which translates to MRRKGVNYSKYGYIFSLPFLLAFLVFSLYPTLYTAFIGFTDLKGLIPKPIHILDNPLQNFKDLIYHNVSFKKSLINTAIIWIMNFIPQILLSLLLAVWFTNQRLKIRGQGAFKIMLYMPNIITAGTIAVLFSSLFSYPMGPVNSLLEMLGISDSPIFFLQDKWTARGIVSFIQFWMWYGSTMIILIAGIMGISPTIFEAAAIDGANGFQTFFRITLPSLRTILLYTLIISTVGGLQMFDIPQLFLAGGPDDATLTTSVFIYGQAFKGSYLYNSAAAASMIIFAIAAALSALMFFLLRDRDAGRLKKAQKMLIKAAQAETRSM; encoded by the coding sequence ATGCGCCGCAAGGGCGTCAATTATTCTAAATACGGCTATATATTCAGCTTGCCTTTTCTGCTTGCGTTCTTGGTTTTCTCTTTATATCCAACCTTGTATACTGCTTTTATTGGTTTTACTGATCTGAAAGGATTAATCCCGAAGCCGATTCATATTTTGGATAATCCGCTGCAAAATTTCAAAGATCTCATCTATCACAACGTCTCTTTCAAGAAGTCGCTTATCAATACAGCGATTATATGGATTATGAACTTCATACCCCAGATCTTACTGTCGCTTTTACTCGCTGTCTGGTTCACAAACCAGCGTCTGAAAATACGGGGACAAGGCGCGTTCAAGATCATGCTCTATATGCCGAACATCATCACGGCGGGTACAATCGCTGTGCTATTTAGCTCTTTATTTTCCTATCCGATGGGTCCTGTGAATAGTTTACTTGAGATGCTGGGTATCAGTGATTCTCCGATCTTTTTCCTACAGGACAAGTGGACCGCGAGAGGTATCGTATCGTTCATCCAGTTCTGGATGTGGTATGGAAGCACGATGATTATTCTTATCGCAGGCATTATGGGCATTAGTCCCACAATTTTCGAGGCTGCGGCCATAGACGGTGCTAACGGGTTCCAAACATTTTTCCGCATTACGCTTCCAAGCCTGAGAACGATCCTGCTCTACACTCTAATTATCTCGACGGTTGGCGGCTTGCAAATGTTCGATATCCCGCAGTTATTTTTGGCAGGTGGACCGGATGATGCCACGCTTACAACATCCGTATTCATATACGGACAGGCGTTCAAGGGTAGTTATTTGTACAATAGCGCTGCAGCTGCGAGCATGATCATTTTTGCGATTGCGGCAGCACTTTCGGCACTCATGTTCTTCCTTTTGCGCGACCGCGACGCGGGAAGGCTCAAGAAAGCACAGAAAATGCTTATTAAAGCTGCTCAAGCGGAGACAAGGAGTATGTGA
- a CDS encoding cache domain-containing sensor histidine kinase, translating to MRKWADRLVNLREINTLRNQIFVGFTLTMILVLTFAGVFVYGEVSVLLKQSAEKHIQQTAIQANGRLDALLKQIDSLTTQVATDSYVQKLLLKEVQGISSNFNERQSLLQLANNYMAYSSGISSLELYTIDNRRLFPLDDSSINRISGDALAAADDKKGRIAWIGIDPRSPDLVLAIRRINLLNNSYLPGGYLVVHLNREYFDMYELEAKDDPSKSGEFMLLSDSDGNPIISNMDKEAAKSVLSQSGSTVTIGQERMLAVRQHSEVAGWKLVLLMPVEAATEGISVLRTAIYVSIGIAAVAFLLLTLMLSTMITRPIQRLMRSMRRARFGGLRLIPAGRNRFRTLEINELNNTYNQMVTHMNELIQVVYEKEITQSRTELKALQAQINPHFLFNTLEAFYWSLEEKEESELAQTIVAMSGLFRYVIGSASGNDEWVTIRDELEHAQRYLQIMKMRLVDRLHWQIDADEELLQVPIPKLIIQPLVENAILHGVESRISPGSVTIRVSSTKLGFATIAVIDDGLGMDGDTLAKLIQRIEGVTSQDSKKGAGVAMSNVQRRLKLYYPNTAERGSGLQIESKADVGTVVRFDITIPPEGDELS from the coding sequence GTGAGAAAGTGGGCGGATCGGCTCGTCAATCTACGAGAGATCAACACCTTGAGAAATCAAATTTTCGTCGGCTTTACGCTAACGATGATCCTCGTGCTTACCTTTGCGGGTGTATTTGTCTATGGTGAAGTATCCGTGCTCCTTAAGCAAAGCGCGGAAAAGCATATTCAACAGACAGCGATTCAGGCCAACGGCAGGTTGGACGCTCTGCTGAAGCAAATCGATTCGTTAACGACCCAGGTAGCAACAGATTCCTACGTGCAGAAGCTGCTTTTGAAAGAAGTACAAGGGATATCGTCCAACTTTAACGAGCGCCAGTCGCTACTGCAACTCGCCAACAATTATATGGCATACTCCTCCGGAATAAGCTCGCTTGAGCTATACACAATTGATAATAGACGGTTGTTCCCACTTGATGATTCTAGTATAAATCGTATATCCGGAGATGCGCTTGCTGCAGCTGATGACAAAAAAGGACGTATTGCCTGGATCGGAATTGATCCGCGTTCGCCGGATTTGGTGCTTGCCATCCGCCGCATCAATTTGCTGAACAATTCTTACTTGCCTGGCGGCTACCTGGTCGTCCATTTAAACCGTGAATATTTCGATATGTATGAGCTGGAGGCAAAGGACGACCCTTCCAAAAGCGGGGAATTCATGCTATTGAGCGATAGCGACGGCAACCCGATTATATCGAATATGGACAAAGAGGCGGCGAAGTCGGTGCTCTCGCAATCAGGAAGCACCGTTACTATCGGGCAGGAGCGGATGCTCGCCGTCAGACAGCATTCTGAGGTGGCAGGTTGGAAGCTCGTGCTGCTAATGCCGGTTGAAGCAGCGACAGAAGGGATTTCTGTGTTACGAACGGCCATTTACGTATCCATCGGCATCGCCGCCGTTGCTTTTCTGCTATTAACGCTGATGCTGTCTACGATGATAACCCGACCCATTCAGCGGCTGATGAGAAGCATGCGCCGCGCCAGGTTTGGCGGGCTTAGGCTTATTCCTGCCGGTCGCAACCGTTTTCGAACACTGGAGATCAACGAGCTGAATAACACTTACAACCAGATGGTTACTCATATGAACGAGCTGATTCAAGTCGTCTATGAGAAGGAAATTACGCAGAGCCGCACTGAGCTCAAGGCGCTGCAAGCACAGATCAATCCTCATTTTCTGTTCAACACGCTGGAGGCCTTCTATTGGTCGTTGGAGGAAAAAGAGGAAAGCGAGCTTGCCCAAACGATCGTCGCCATGTCTGGACTGTTCCGATATGTCATTGGCAGCGCGTCGGGCAACGACGAGTGGGTAACTATTCGCGATGAGCTTGAGCACGCGCAGCGATATTTGCAAATTATGAAAATGCGTCTGGTCGATCGGCTGCATTGGCAAATCGATGCAGATGAAGAGCTATTGCAGGTGCCTATTCCTAAACTGATCATTCAGCCGCTAGTGGAGAACGCAATTTTGCATGGTGTGGAGAGTCGCATTAGTCCGGGTTCGGTTACGATCCGCGTATCTTCAACGAAGCTAGGCTTTGCGACCATTGCCGTCATTGACGACGGGCTCGGCATGGACGGAGATACGCTGGCCAAGCTGATACAAAGAATTGAGGGTGTAACCTCGCAAGACTCCAAGAAGGGAGCGGGGGTTGCCATGTCCAATGTTCAACGGCGCCTCAAGCTATATTATCCAAACACGGCAGAACGCGGCAGCGGTTTGCAAATTGAAAGCAAGGCCGATGTCGGTACGGTTGTACGCTTTGATATAACGATCCCACCAGAAGGAGACGAACTGTCTTGA
- a CDS encoding response regulator transcription factor gives MKTILIVDDEPRTRLGIQKTLVAWSAGRHRIESAASGVEALEWLKANTIHIIITDVRMPEIDGLQMLEMLAMRGQLPVVIVISGYAEFEYAKKSLQLGAFEYLLKPLDKSILIDAVQKALKLDSSRERLDAMEKLVDPKLLEAGRDEARYGTVIKEAISYVNNHLQETISMKQVAELMHMNASYFSVLFKEQTGVTFSDYLTRRRLQRAKELLVTTRMPIWEIAEKVGYQTAKYFIKVFKDNEGVSPSQYRHQVMDTEQSIQ, from the coding sequence TTGAAAACGATATTGATCGTTGACGATGAACCGCGCACTCGCCTCGGAATACAGAAGACGCTCGTCGCCTGGTCAGCAGGCAGACATCGAATCGAGAGTGCTGCGAGCGGGGTTGAGGCTCTCGAATGGTTGAAAGCGAATACAATTCATATCATCATCACGGATGTACGAATGCCGGAAATCGATGGTTTGCAGATGTTAGAGATGCTGGCGATGCGCGGGCAACTGCCCGTTGTCATTGTCATCTCCGGCTATGCTGAATTCGAATATGCGAAGAAATCGTTGCAGCTCGGGGCGTTCGAATATCTTCTTAAGCCTCTGGATAAATCGATATTAATTGATGCAGTGCAAAAAGCACTAAAGCTCGACAGCAGCAGGGAGCGCCTTGATGCAATGGAGAAGCTTGTCGATCCGAAGCTGCTTGAAGCTGGCCGCGATGAAGCGCGGTACGGCACCGTAATCAAGGAAGCTATTAGCTATGTCAATAACCATCTGCAGGAAACGATCAGCATGAAGCAGGTGGCGGAGCTGATGCACATGAACGCGAGCTATTTTAGCGTGCTGTTCAAGGAGCAGACAGGTGTTACTTTTAGTGACTATTTGACACGCAGAAGATTGCAAAGAGCGAAGGAGCTGCTTGTCACTACCAGAATGCCGATCTGGGAAATCGCCGAGAAGGTCGGTTATCAAACGGCTAAATATTTTATTAAGGTATTTAAAGACAATGAGGGCGTAAGCCCTAGCCAGTATCGACATCAGGTTATGGACACCGAGCAATCTATCCAATAA